One genomic window of Cricetulus griseus strain 17A/GY chromosome 3, alternate assembly CriGri-PICRH-1.0, whole genome shotgun sequence includes the following:
- the LOC113834740 gene encoding uncharacterized protein LOC113834740 isoform X2, giving the protein MHTDGSPVELLANFKDQQDPVWVPERLVRKVQHEECPECQHGDPSAPPLDEPAGGNGAEMGHPLSVSKTDTESSSSG; this is encoded by the exons ATGCACACTGATGGATCACCGGTGGAATTACTGGCTAACTTCAAG GATCAGCAGGATCCAGTCTGGGTTCCAGAGCGTCTGGTCAGAAAAGTCCAGCATGAAGAGTGTCCAGAATGCCAGCATGGTGacccttctgctcctcctcttgATGAGCCGGCTGGGGGGAACGGAGCCGAGATGGGGCATCCTCTCAGTGTTTCCAAAACCGATACCG
- the LOC113834740 gene encoding uncharacterized protein LOC113834740 isoform X1 yields the protein MTLLRPNRDFGITAAIAVAITAAAVGATVSAVALSGTVQTASALKNLSANVAHALDLQTSLNSQIKGGLMIVNQRIDLVQEQLDTLWKLAQLGCEWKMPGLCVTSVQYTNYTRAGEQARSLSAYLFQNWSLEFEDILKELRLAVVNVNSTWVDCSLATGLPSWLDSAMDHLKEWAGLGALTGLLILVSLICLWCIYKIRVTQKRDAAMIAQAFIAIEAGQSPQVWLTAIKS from the coding sequence ATGACACTGCTTAGACCCAATAGAGATTTTGGCATCACTGCTGCCATTGCGGTTGCCATCACTGCCGCGGCCGTCGGGGCCACAGTGTCCGCAGTCGCCTTGTCTGGCACGGTACAGACGGCTTCTGCTCTGAAAAACTTGTCAGCTAATGTGGCACATGCCCTGGACTTGCAAACATCTCTTAATTCTCAAATAAAAGGAGGGCTAATGATTGTTAACCAGCGCATTGATTTGGTTCAAGAGCAGTTGGATACCTTATGGAAGCTAGCACAATTAGGTTGTGAATGGAAAATGCCAGGACTGTGTGTCACATCTGTCCAATATACTAATTATACTCGAGCTGGCGAGCAGGCAAGGTCCCTGTCTGCTTATCTTTTCCAGAACTGGTCCCTGGAATTTGAAGACATTTTGAAAGAATTGAGGTTGGCTGTGGTGAACGTGAATTCTACCTGGGTTGATTGCTCCCTTGCCACGGGACTGCCATCGTGGCTGGACTCCGCCATGGACCATCTAAAAGAATGGGCGGGCTTGGGGGCACTGACAGGCCTCTTGATCTTGGTCTCCCTGATTTGCCTGTGGTGCATATATAAGATCAGAGTCACACAGAAACGGGATGCAGCCATGATTGCTCAAGCCTTTATAGCCATTGAAGCTGGACAGTCTCCCCAGGTCTGGTTGACCGctattaaaagttaa